CTGCGGACTGGAACCGGAAATCCCGCCAGCCATCGGCTTGCGGATCGTAGAGCTTGCAGGTCCGCGTCAGGCGCCAGTGATAAGCCGGCGTCCAGTGCACCACCAGCACGTCGCTGCGTATGCTTTCGAGGCTCGCCTGCGCCGCCTTCAGCGAATACATCGGGATGATCGGGTTCAGGTGATGCGCCGTGTGCTGCATCAGGCGGTGGAACAGCAGGTCGAACGCTTCCCAGAACACGATATGGACCGTGCCGCGCATCTTCTGCTCCGGGGTCGACGGCCGTCCCGTCGGCACCGACCAGCGCACATCGGGTCCGGTGTGCTGCACCACCGTGACGAAGGAGATATACAGGTTCCACAGCAGGAACGGGATCAGCAGACCGAACAGGAAGGCGTTGCCGAACGCCGCGCCCCAGCTCTGCCCGTTCAGCGCATGCGCTGCAAAGGCCAGCCCGCCGAGCAGCACGGCCAGCCAGGCATAGACGAAAACGAAATCCAGGTAGTCGCGGCCTTTCAGCGTCGCGCGTTCGCGCGCCGTGGGGAAGAAGATCTGCAGCAGCCAGATATCGATCAGGTAATGGGTGGCGTGGCCCAACAGGCTGCGCTGGTAGCGATAATAGGCCCGGCGCAGCGGCGACGCCTTGCGATAATCCTCGACCGTCATCGGCGAGAAGGCATTGTCGATGCCGATCTGCGCCGTGAAGCGATGATGCACGAGGTTGTGGTGATAGGCCCAGCGGCTCAAGGGATGCAGCGCCGGCAGGAAGCCGATGGTCGCGATCAGCCGGTTGAGCCATTGATGGCGCGTGCCGCCGCGATGGGCGCAATCATGCCCGATGATCCCAAGCGTCGCGGTGAGGATGCCGGCCACGAAGGCAAAGCCTAGCTTGGCCCACAGCGCCGTGCTCACCACTGCGCAGAAGACGCACAGGCCGTAGAGCGAGAACTCGGCCAGCAGCAGCGCGACCGGCCGGAACAGGTGCCAGGTCACGAACGGCGCCAGTTCGGCGCGCGCCTTGTCGGTCGTCATCAGTCCCATGGGACAGGTCTTCGCTTTCGCAACATTGCAATGGTTAACAATATAATAACGCAGTTTCGCAGTTGCGAATAGCCCGGCCGCATCGAGTGGCTAATGCCACCGCTCGAAGTTCCGCACAGTTCCCCGCCCGGCCGTAAGACTGCCACCGCCATGCGGCTCCGGGGGTGATCAGGTCCGCGGCGAGAGGATCATCTTGATGCCGTCGCGCGGCCGCATGGTGATGCGGTGTTGCAGCACGATGTTCTGCCCCGAGACCAGTTTCAGCCGGAAGCGCTGCGCCAGCGTGGCAAGGATGAGCTGCGCCTCGGCCATGGCCAGCGCCATCCCGATGCAAACGCGCGGCCCGCCGCCGAACGGCAGATAGGCGAAGCGGTGCCGTCCCTGCGACCGCTCCGGCGAGAACCGCTCGGGGTCGAAGGTCTCCGGCGCGTCCCAGAGCAGACGATGGCGGTGGATCACCCAGGGAATGACCGCGACCGAGGCGCCTTTGGGGATCCGGACCCCGGCGATCTCGTCGTCCGCCAGCACCGCGCGGTTGGAGAGCCCCGGCGCCGGCGGATAGAGCCGCATCGACTCTTCCAGCACCATGCGGCTGTAGGGCAGGTCGACCAGGTCGTCATGCGCCGGCGGCCGTCCGCCCAGCACCCGCGCGAGCTCGGCATGCAGCTTGGCCTCGACCTCCGGATGCTTGGCCAGCAGATACCAGGTGTAGGTGAGCGCCAGCGACGTCGTCTCGTGTCCCGCGAGGAAGATGATGACGGTCTCGTCGCGCACTTCGTCGTTCGACAGCCGCACGCCCGTCTCGCCGTCGCGCGCCGCGATCAGCCGGTCGAGCAGGTCGCGCGGCGCCGCGCCCGGCGCCTTCTCGCGCGCCGCGATGAGGCTCTGCATCGTCGCGTCCATCTCGGCGAAATTGGCGCGGATGCGCGCCATCTTTCGCTTCATGCGCGGCGGCCCGATCAGCGGCAGGATGTCGGTGATGCCGAAATCGAGCGCGCTGCTCATCCTGTTCAGCGAGCGGTCGACCAGCTGGCCCAGTTCGGCGCCGTCGCTGGAGAACATCGTGCGCGAGATCACTTCGAGCGTGAGACGGGTCATCTCCGCGGCGATGTCGACGACCGTGCCGGTGCCGCGCGCGGCCCAGCCATCCGCCATGTGGCCGGCGGACGTGACCATCGCAGGCGCATAGGCGACGATCGATTTGAAGTCGAAGCTCGGCGCCATCAGGCGGCGATGCGATTTCCACTTGTCGCCCTGCGAGACCAGAAGCCCTTCGCCGACGATGGCGCCGAGCGTCTTCGTTTCCATCTCGGTCTTGGGATAGTTCGCGACGTTGTCGAGCAGGACGCGCTTGACGCCCGCCGGATCGCTGACGACGAACTGATGCCCGAAGACGCCTTTCCAGTCCCACACCGGCTTCTCGAAGGCGGCCCGTGGGATATCCTCGAACTCATTGGCACTGCGATGGAATATCTGCGCCAGCAGGGAGCGCGCCTTTTCCGGTGGCGGCGCGGTGCCCACCAGGAACGCTTCGGACACGCTCATCGTCAGTGCTCCCCGGCCGCCTCGACCGATGTAGGCGGGAAGCGGTCCGGCTTCAATGACGCAAGACCGTGGATATTGAGCGATCCTGCGAGGACGAGCCCTGCCAGCAGGCTCGGTTCCGGCCCAATTCCGAGGCCGCGAAGGGCCGAAAACGTCAGCACGGCCAATCCCGTCATGCCCAGCGCCTTGAGAACCGGTCCCATCGCCGTGAGGAACTCCTGCATGGCCCACTCCCTTGCTATCGGCCTTGAGATGCAGCGTCCGGTCCGAATGGATGCGGCGGGATTCACAAATCCCAACCATCCGCCGCCGTCCGCCATTGCGTTAACCGATGGTTTACTCCGCCGCTAAAAACGTAGGGATTCCGAAAGGGCTGTCCGCTACCCTCCGCGCATGGCTCGATTGCAGTCCCTCCTTTCCAAGGCGCTGTGCGCGCTGGCGGTTGCCGGCGTTGCATTCGGCGCCCCCGCGCGCGCCGCCGGCGAGCCCGACTACCATCTGGGCAGCGGCGACAAGATCCGCGTCATCGTCTACGGCGAGGCCGATCTCGGCGGCGATTTCCAGATCGACGCCACCGGCCAGGTCCGCTTGCCGCTGGTCGGCGAGGTCCATGCCGGCGGCCGTACCGCGCACGATGTCGAAGGCAGCATCGCGAGCGCGCTCGGCAACGGCTATCTCAACGACCCGCGCGTCAGCGTCGAGGTCACGACCTATCGCCCGTTCTACATCGTCGGCGAGATTTTCAAGCCGGGCGAATATCCCTATTCCAACGGTCTGACCGCCCGCAGCGCGGTCGCTTTGGCTGGCGGCTACACGCCCAAGGCGGTGCAAAGCGCGCTCTATATCCGGCATCAAGGCGAGAATGCCGAACAGCGCGTGCCCGCGGACGAGGCGACGGCGATCCGCCCCGGCGACGTCGTGCGCGTCGACTCCACGACCTTCTGGGACGTGATGGATGTCCTGTCGCCGCTCGCGGGCATCAGCGCGCTGCGCTACACGGTTCCCTGATCCGCCCGCCGGTTGTATAAATCGGCATCCTCCGTCATAGGATCGCCGCATGACCGCCCCACCGCCCAACGCCGTCGTCAAGGTCGGCAACGTCGAAATCGGCAATGAGCGCAAGCTCTCGATCATCGCCGGTCCCTGCGCGCTCGAAAGTCGCGCCCACGCCTTCGAGATGGCCGCGGCGCTCAAGGAGATCGCGGCGAAAGCCGGCGTCGGCCTGATCTACAAGACGAGCTTCGACAAGGCCAACCGCACCAGCGCCGCCGGCGAGCGCGGCCTCGGGCTCGAGAAATCGCTCCAGATCTTCGCCGACATCCGCTCCCAGTTCGGCTTGCCCGTGCTGACCGACGTGCATGAGCGCGAGCAGTGCGCCGTGCTGGCGGAGGTCGTCGACGTTCTCCAGATCCCCGCCTTCCTCTCGCGCCAGACCGATCTGCTGGTCGCGGCGGCGAAGACCGGCAAGGTCGTGAACGTCAAGAAGGGTCAGTTCCTCGCCCCCCACGACATGAAGAACGCGATCGCCAAGGTCACCGGCGCCGGCAATCCCAATGTGCTCGTCACCGAGCGCGGCGTCTGCTTCGGCTACAATGCGCTGGTGGTGGACATGCGCTCCTTCCCCATCATGGCGAAGTTCGGCGCCCCGGTGGTGATGGACGCGACCCACGCGGTGCAGGAGCCGGGCGGGCAGGGTGATCGCACGGGCGGCAACCGCGAGATGGCGCCCTATCTGGCGCGTGCCGCGGTGGCGGCGGGCGTCGCCTGCGTCTTCATGGAGACGCACGAGAATCCGGACCGCGCGCCGTCCGACGGCCCCAACATGATCAAGCTCAAGGATGTGCCGGCGCTGCTCGGCGACCTGGTCGAGATCGACCGCATCGTCAAGCGGCCCTTCCTGAACTGAGCGCGAACGGGTGAAGCGCCTTAACGCTCCACCCGAAGATCGCGCGACGGCCTTACGTCGCGCTGACGGCGATCCAGGCGTTCACGATTCCGATGATCGCGAGCACCAGCAGGCCGGCGGTCCCCAGCAGCGTGACGCCGAATCCCGGACCGCGCTTGTCCGGCGCCGCCAGATAGCCGCGCATGTAAAGCACGCGGCCGACGATCCAGACCACGCCGAACGCGGCGGGAAGCCAGGGCAGGGCGTGGAAATAGCGCGTCGCCAGCCACAGCAGCGGCAGGAACGCCACGAACTGTTCGAGCGTGTTCACCTGCACGCGATAGGCGCATTCGAATTGCGGATTGCCGGTCACGGCCGGCGCGGAGACGTTATGGCGAGACCGCATCTGCGAGACGACCAAGCCGGTATAGAAGACGAAGAGGATGGAGAGAACGGTGACGGCCGCGCTGAGCAGCTCGGCATGCGTTATGTAGACCATGGCGTTTGCCCCCTTGGTGGCGGAGCTCCCGCGCGGTTTGCGCGGGAGCCTTATGCCGTCAGCCTACAGGATTCGGCAGACGCCGGTTACTGCGCCGCCGGACGCTGATGCGAAGCCATGAAGGCCTCGACCTTGGCCTTGATCGCGCCCTTCTGGTCGGCCGGCAGGGCGTTCCAGCGCGCATCGAGGTCGGCCTTGTACTTGGCGCGGTCCGTGTCGGACATCGCCATGAGCCGCTCGCGCTGCTGCTGGCGATAGGCGTGGCGCTGGTCGTCGGTCATGCCCGACGTCGCCTTGAAGCCGTCCGAGAACATCATCATGCGCTCTTCCGGCGTGAACATGCCGTGCATCATCATGCCGCCATGACTGCCGGGCCCGGCCGGCGCGTCTTGGGCGAAGGCGGAGGTGCTCAGCAGCAGGGCGGCGCCGGCGGCGAGAAGGAAACGCGAAAGGGTCATTACGCTACTACTCCATGGGGTGCGTCGGTTGAAACGCTTGAACGCGCAAACGTGATCGTTCCGTTGGCGGCGGGCCACAGGAAAGACAAAGTTTTCGGCGATTTAATATTCGCGCAGAAAAGAAAGACATTTCGATGACTTTTGACCCGAAACGGCAAGTTCCGCTGCTCGCAGGACTGTTCTTCGCCGCCGTCTTCGCGGCATCCTGCGGGTCCACCGCGGCCGGGCAGGGCGGGGCAACGACGGAGGCTTCGATGACGCTGGCATCCAGTGCGGCCGGTCCTCTGCGTCTCGGTGATTCACCGGTGCGGGTCCTGTTGGCCTCTTCCGGCGACCGGGCGGGGCTGCAACGCAAGGTCGCCGCCGGCCACCGGGTCGAACTCGTCCTGTCCGGCCTCTCTGCGGACCGCCAGCCCGGCATCCGATACCGCGTATATTTCGGCCTGCCGGCCGGAGCCGCGCCCGACGATGCGCATCTCGTCCAGGCGATCAACTTCTTCAACGATGTGCCGCTGGCCGGCGCCCTGCCGAAGCCGGACGTGCCGCTGCGCTTCGACATAACTGCCCTGGCGGCGAAAACCCTCGCCGCGGGTGGCGACGTGGCGGTGACGCTCGTCCCCGAAGGGCGGACCGAAAACGGCGCCCAGCCGCAGATCGCCCGGATCGCCATCGTCGTCCAGGAATAGGTTGGAAGGGCTGTTGGTTTTTGTCTGTATTGAAACTCCGGAAAATTTACTTTCATCTAGTCTTGATCTAATCTTCCCGTTCCGGCGCCTGGGGCGCCAATATTGGGGAGGATCTCATGAGCCAGTTCACAAGGCGTAGAGTCCTGGGTTCCGCAGCCGCCGGCGTCGCGGCGAGTGCGGTTCCGCTGTCATTGTTGGGTGAGATGGGGGCGATGGCCGGTCCGCCGGCCGTGCGTTACGAGGCGTCCACGTCGAACGGCCAGGCGAACCTCGTCAAATATGCGAACGCCGTGAAGATCATGGCTGCCAAGCAGCTCGGCGATCCCTGCAGCTGGGCGTTCCAGGCCAACACCCATTGGGTGCGCAGCAACACGACGAAGGCCGCGCTGGTCGCGACCCTGCCGGCGGCGCAGCAGCCGCTCGCCAATGCGATGTGGAACACCTGCCAGAACCATGGCGGCCAGACGACCGAGGACATGTTCCTGCCCTGGCACCGCATGTATGTCTATTATCTCGAGAAGATCGTGCAGTGGGTGCTGAACGACACGACCTTCGCGCTGCCCTATTGGAACTACAATGCGTCGGCCACGGCATCGCTTCCGGCCAAATTCCTGCAGCCGAACAATTCGACCAATCCGCTGTTCTACGCCTATCGCAATCCCGGACCGGCGGCAGGCAATCCCCTGACGGGGCTCAGCCTCGATTCGCTGAAGCAGGCGACCTATTCCGGCTTCTGTTCGACGCTGGACTTCGGACTGCACGGCGACGTCCACGTCCAGACCGGCAACAGCTCCCAGGGCATGGGTACCGTCCCCTGGGCCGCGAACGATCCGATCTTCTTCATGCATCACTGCAACATCGATCGGCTGTGGGCGAGCTGGAATCACAATGGCGGCACCAACCCCACCACGTCGTCCTGGCTCAACCAGACCTTCACCTTCGCCCAGGCGGCGGGTTATCCCGCGACCTGCCAGCAGGTCACGGCGACGGTGACGAATTTCAAGGACACGCTGGCGCTCGGCTACACCTATGACCGGTTCGAGCCCAAGCCGGGCCAGGTTCTCAAATTCCCGTTCCCGCTGGTCCTCGAGCGGATCAATCCGATCCTGCTCAAAGGCCCCGGGCCGGTCGAACTGGGCGCGCGCGTGACAAATACGCTCGTCCGGGGCGTCAACCTGACGGCGACCAAGGCACCGCTGCTCCGCTCGCATCTGACGGCGCTGACGTCAGATCGCCGCATCTATCTGCTGCTCGACGGCCTGATGGCGGACCGGGCGCCGGGCGTGGTCTACGACGTCTATATCAATCCGGAAGGCCGCGCCGGCACCGACAAGGCGCTCAAGGCCGGGACGATCAACTTCTTCGGCGCGGTGATGCCGAATGGCGGCCGCATGAAGGAACCGCCGAAGATCTCCTTCGACGTCACCGATGTGCTGCGCAATGTCGACCGCGGCGCGGTGCTCAACGACAAGATCTCGGTGACCTTCGTGCCCCAGGGGCGGGCCAATGCCGCCGCCAAGCCCATGGTCCAGCAGGTCTCGCTGGTCGAGGCCTGACGTCCCGCCTATCCCCAAAGGCCGCCCCCCGCCCCGGGGCGGCCTTTTTTTTCGTCCCCATGGCGGGTAGAGCTTGCGCCCTCGAAAGCTCCAGGGACCGTCCATGACCGCCATCCTCGACATCACCGGCCGCGAGATCCTCGACAGCCGCGGCAACCCGACGGTCGAAGTCGACGTCCGTCTCGAAGACGGCGCGCTGGGCCGCGCCGCTGTCCCCTCGGGCGCCTCGACCGGCGCGCATGAAGCGGTGGAGCTGCGCGACGGCGGCAAGCGCTATGGCGGCAAGGGTGTCGAGAAGGCCGTCGCGGCGGTGAACGGCGAGATCTTCGACACGCTGTGCGGCATGGAGGCCGAGGACCAGGTCCGCCTCGACCGCCTGATGATCCAGCTCGACGGCACCCCGAACAAGTCGCGGCTCGGCGCCAACGCCATTCTCGGCGTCTCCCTCGCCATCGCCAAAGCGGCGGCGCAGGCGGCGAACCTGCCGCTCTACAAATATGTCGGCGGCGCCGTGGCGCGCACCCTGCCGGTGCCGCTGATGAACATCGTCAATGGCGGCGTGCATGCCGACAATCCGATCGACTTCCAGGAATTCATGATCATGCCGGTCGGCGCGCCGACCTTCCGCGAAGCGCTCCGCATGGGCGCGGAGGTCTTCCACACGCTCAAGAAGGCCCTCCACGACGCCGGCCACAACACCAATGTCGGCGACGAGGGTGGTTTCGCGCCCAACCTCAAGAGCGCCGATGAAGCGCTGAGCTTCATTATGAAGTCCATCGAGAAGGCCGGCTACAGGCCCGGCGAAGACGTGATGCTGGCGCTCGATCCCGCGTCGACGGAGTTCTTCAAGAACGGCAAGTATGTGCTGGAAGGGGAGGGCAAGACCCTCGACCCCGCGGGCATGGTCAAGGTCTATGAAGACCTCTGCCGCCGCTACCCCATCGCCTCCATCGAGGACGGCATGGCGGAGGACGACTGGGAAGGCTGGGCCGGCATCACCCAGGCGATCGGCAAGACGGTGCAGCTCGTCGGCGACGATCTGTTCGTGACCAACACGACGCGCCTCGTCGAAGGCATCAAGAAAGGCGTCGCCAATGCGATCCTCATCAAGGTCAACCAGATCGGCTCGCTCAGCGAGACGCTCGACGCGGTCGACACCGCACATCGCGCCGCCTATCGCGCCGTGATGTCCCATCGCTCGGGCGAGACCGAGGACAGCACCATCGCCGACCTCGCGGTGGCGACGAATTGCGGGCAGATCAAGACCGGCTCGCTGGCGCGCTCGGACCGTCTGGCCAAGTACAACCAGCTCCTGCGCATCGAAGAGCAACTCGGCGACCAGGCAACCTACGCGGGAAAATCGGTCCTGAAGGCCTGACGCCCGGTTGCGCGGCGTGATATGCTTGCGGCATGAAAGATGACGAACTCGAAGTGATGTTCGACCGCGTCCGGGCTTGGCCCGAGGCGCGCAAGGAACGAGCTCTGGGACTGCTGGCGGCGCTGGATGCCTTCGACGATGTCGTTTATCCGCTGACGGGTATCGAGATCGCTGAGCTCGAGACCGCCATTCTCGAGACGGACGAAGCTTCCGACAAAGAGGTTGTCGCCGCCTTCGGGCGTCCGTTTCGGTGAAGCCGGCCGTCAGCAGGCGGGCCGTGCGGCAGATGCTGGATATCTTTTTGTATATCGCGCGCGACGACCCGCAAGCTGCAGAGCGCGTCCGAGATCGAATCTATGACGTCATCGCCTTCGTTGCCCGATACCCCCGCGCGGGCCATGCGACGATGATACCCGGCCTGCGCGTGATGCCTGTCGGAACCTATCCCTATGTCGTGCTGTTCCGCTGGGATGAGAAGCGACGAAGGGTACGCATCGTACGGGTCTTGCACGGCGCACGGCGTCGGCCGGCGCTGCGCGAGGATCAGCCGGAGTTCCGTTTGGCGGCGATGTCTTAACGCCGCGATTGCGCTTTTAACGATAAATCGCTTGACCCCACGAATCGGTCTGTGATTCGTTCAACGCATGCGAATCAAGCGAAGCATCTCGCGTCTCTTCGGGCTCTCCGTTCTGCCCGCGATCAGCTTCGCCGTCGTCGCCTATTTCGGCTATTACGCGATCTGGGGCGAGCGGGGCATGCTGGCGCTCTCCGATATCCAGGCCCAGCTTGGCGTCCAGGGCGAGCGGCTGGCCCAGGCGCGCGACACCCGCTTCCGGCTGGAGCACCGCATAGCCCTCATGCGTGCGGGCGATCCCGATATCGTGGAGGAGTGGGCTCATAAACAGCTGATGATCGGCGGCCCCAACCAGGTTGCCGTTTCCCGCGGCGCCCCCTGACAAACCGTCAACGCTTGCCAATTGAGGCGCCGCTTGCCAAAACGCGCCATGCTTTTCCACAGCCCGGCCAGCGCGAAGGTCGCCTCCCATGAACCAGCCTGAGACGGCCGCGGAAACCGGTATCAAGGCGGACGGCGCGACACCCAACACGGCCGCGCTGACGCAATTCTACACCGACATGCTGCTGATCCGCCGGTTCGAGGAGAAGGCCGGCCAGCTTTACGGCATGGGCCTGATCGGCGGCTTCTGCCATCTCTATATCGGCCAGGAGGCCGTGGTGGTCGGCATCCAGGCGGCCCAGAAGCCCGGCGACCAGGTGATCACCGCCTATCGCGACCACGGCCATATGCTGGCCTGCGGCATGGATGCGCGCAATGTGATGTCCGAGCTCACCGGCCGTGCCACCGGCTATTCCAGGGGCAAGGGCGGCTCGATGCACATGTTCTCGGCCGAGAAGCAGTTCTTCGGCGGCCACGGCATCGTCGGCGCCCAGGTGCCGCTCGGCACCGGCCTCGCCTTCGCCAACAAATACCGCAGCAACGGCCAGGTCAGCGTCACCTATTTCGGCGACGGCGCCTCGAACCAGGGCCAGGTCTACGAGGCCTTCAACATGGCCGAGCTCTGGAAGCTGCCCATCGTCTATGTGATCGAGAACAACCAATACGCCATGGGCACCAGCGTCGAACGCTCCAGCGCCGAGACCCATTTCTACAAGCGCGGCTCCTCCTTCAACATCCCCGGCAAGCAGGTCGACGGAATGGACGTCGAGGCCGTTCACGCCGCCGCCCTGGAGGCGCTGGACTGGTGCCGCTCCGGCAACGGCCCGATCATCCTGGAGATGAAGACCTATCGCTATCGCGGCCACTCGATGTCGGACCCCGCCAAGTATCGCACCCGCGAGGAAGTGACCGCGGTGCGAGAGAAACGCGATCCCATCGACCATCTCGGCCAGAGGCTTCTGGCCCGGAAGCTCGCGAGCGAGGACGATCTCAAGCAGATCGACAAGGACATCCGCAGCATCGTGAACGCCGCCGCCGAGTTCGCCACCGAGAGCCCCGAGCCCGATCCGGCCGAGCTTTACACGGACATTCTCGCATGAGCATCGAAATCCTCATGCCTGCGCTGTCGCCCACGATGGAAGAGGGCAAGCTCGCCAAGTGGCTGGTCAAGGAAGGCGATACGGTCAAATCCGGCGACATCCTGGCCGAGATCGAGACCGATAAGGCGACGATGGAGTTCGAGGCGGTCGACGAAGGCAAGATCGGCAAGCTGCTGGTCGCCGAAGGCACCGAGGGCGTCAAGGTCAACGCGCCCATCGCCACGCTGCTCGGCGACAATGAAGAGAAATCCGCGCCCGCCGCCACGGCTGCTCCGGCCGCTCCATCGGCGCCCAGGCGCGACGTCGAGAGGGCGGCCGAGGCGAAGCCTGCAACGTCCGCCGTGGCCTTGGTCGCGCTTTCCGATCCGGAAATCCCCGAAGGCACGGAAATGGTCACCATGACCGTGCGCGAGGCGCTGCGCGACGCCATGGCCGAGGAGATGCGCCGCGACGACACCGTCTTCCTGATGGGCGAAGAGGTCGCGCAGTACCAGGGCGCCTACAAGGTCAGCCAGGGCCTGCTCGACGAGTTCGGCGCCCGCCGCGTCATCGACACGCCGATCACCGAGCACGGCTTCGCCGGCCTCGGCGTCGGCGCCGCCTTCGCGGGCCTGCGCCCCATCGTCGAGTTCATGACCTGGAATTTCGCGATGCAGGCGATCGACCAGATCGTCAACTCCGCCGCCAAGACGCGCTACATGTCGGGCGGCCAGATGCATGCGCCGATCGTCTTCCGCGGCCCCAACGGCCCCGCCGCCCGCGTCGGCGCCCAGCACAGCCAGGACTATTCCTCCTGGTACGCCCACATCCCCGGCATCAAGGTCGTCGCGCCCTATTTCGCCGCCGACGCCAAGGGCCTGCTCAAGGCCGCGATCCGCGATCCCAATCCGGTGATCTTCCTGGAGAACGAGATCGTCTATGGCCGCTCCTTCCCGGTGCCCAAGCTCGACGATTTCGTGCTGCCCATCGGCAAGGCGCGCGTCGTCAAGCCGGGCAAGGACGTCACGCTGGTGGCGCATTCGATCTGCGTCGGCCTGATCCTCGAAGCCGCCGAGAAGCTCGCTGCCGAAGGCATCGATGCCGAGCTGATCGACCTGCGCACCTTGCGCCCGCTCGACACCGAGACGGTGCTCGCCTCGGTGCGCAAGACCAACCGCGTCGTGACGGTGGAGCAGGGCTGGCCGGTGTGCTCCATCGGCTCGGAGATCGCCTCGGTGGTCGCGCTCGAGGCCTTCGACTGGCTCGACGCGCCGCCGACCAAGGTCACCGGCAAGGACGTGCCGATGCCCTACGCGGCGAACCTCGAAAAGCTCGCCCTGCCGCATGTCGAAGACATCGTCGCGGCAGCCAAGGCGGTGTGTTACCGGTCATGAGCGCACCGAACCCACCATCCCCGTCATGGGCGGCCCTGAGCCGCCCACCCATCGCGCGCGCGTCGGCGCGCGTTGGAAGCAGTTCTTTGCCCTTCGACGGGGAAACGTTGGATGGGCGGCTCGAGCCCGCCCATGACGGTTGAGGGACGAATGAAGAAACCGGCGAAACCGAAAGCTTGGCACCGGGGCGCCTGCCATTGCGGTGCCGTGACGTTCGAAGTGCGCACCGGCGACGAAGTCGAGCTCGTCGACTGCAACTGCTCGATGTGCGCCAAGACCGGTTTCCTGCATCTGATCGTGCCGCGATCCGATTTCCGCGTCACCGCCGGCGAAGACAAGCTCACGACCTACACCTTCAACACCCGGACCGCGAAGCACACCTTCTGCGCGATCTGCGGCATCAAGGGTTTCTACGTCCCGCGCTCGCATCCCGACGGCTGGAGCGTGAATTTCCGCTGCCTCGACGACCCCGACGCCTTCGCCTCGGTGACGACGACCGAGTTCGACGGCAAGCACTGGGAAGACAACGCGGCCAGCCTCGCGCCGCTGGAGAGCCGCTAGTGGCCACGCAGATCCTCATGCCCGCGCTGTCGCCCACGATGGAAGAGGGCAAGCTCGCCAAGTGGCTCGTCAAGGAAGGCGACACGGTGAAGTCCGGCGACATCCTGGCCGAGATCGAGACCGACAAGGCGACGATGGAGTTCGAGGCGGTTGACGAAGGCAAGATCGGCAAGCTGCTGGTCGCCGAAGGCACCGAAGGCGTCAAGGTCAACGTCCCGATCGCCACGCTGCTGGGCGATGGCGAGAAGGCGGATGCCAAGGTCGATATTGCTTCGGCGATGCAATCGATCAAGAGCGCGGTGACCTCCGAAGCGGCGCCGAAGACGGCTGCTGCACCAAAGCCGCCGGCGGCGCCCGCTACGCCAGCGGTACCGGCTGCGGCTGCGCCGTCCGCCGGCGCCGACCGCGTCTTCGCCTCGCCGCTCGCCCGCCGCATTGCGGAGCAAAAAGGCGTCGACCTTTCCGCGGTTCAGGGCACCGGCCCGCGCGGCCGCATCGTCAAATCCGATGTCGAAGCTGCCCAGCCCGGCGCGAAGCCGGCCGCCGCCGCCAAGGCGCCGGCCGCGCCACAGGCCCAGCCCGCCACGCAAAGTCCGGCCGGCATCGCGCCGCTCCCCGATGCCCGCGCCTTCTTCAAGCCCGAGGACTACGAAGAGATCCCGCATGACGCGATGCGCAAGGCGATCGCGCGCCGGCTCACCTCGGCCAAGACGCTCATCCCGCATTACTACCTGACGGTCGAATGCCGCATCGACACGCTGCTGGCGACGCG
The nucleotide sequence above comes from Rhizomicrobium sp.. Encoded proteins:
- the pdhA gene encoding pyruvate dehydrogenase (acetyl-transferring) E1 component subunit alpha, coding for MNQPETAAETGIKADGATPNTAALTQFYTDMLLIRRFEEKAGQLYGMGLIGGFCHLYIGQEAVVVGIQAAQKPGDQVITAYRDHGHMLACGMDARNVMSELTGRATGYSRGKGGSMHMFSAEKQFFGGHGIVGAQVPLGTGLAFANKYRSNGQVSVTYFGDGASNQGQVYEAFNMAELWKLPIVYVIENNQYAMGTSVERSSAETHFYKRGSSFNIPGKQVDGMDVEAVHAAALEALDWCRSGNGPIILEMKTYRYRGHSMSDPAKYRTREEVTAVREKRDPIDHLGQRLLARKLASEDDLKQIDKDIRSIVNAAAEFATESPEPDPAELYTDILA
- a CDS encoding GFA family protein, with translation MKKPAKPKAWHRGACHCGAVTFEVRTGDEVELVDCNCSMCAKTGFLHLIVPRSDFRVTAGEDKLTTYTFNTRTAKHTFCAICGIKGFYVPRSHPDGWSVNFRCLDDPDAFASVTTTEFDGKHWEDNAASLAPLESR
- the eno gene encoding phosphopyruvate hydratase, whose product is MTAILDITGREILDSRGNPTVEVDVRLEDGALGRAAVPSGASTGAHEAVELRDGGKRYGGKGVEKAVAAVNGEIFDTLCGMEAEDQVRLDRLMIQLDGTPNKSRLGANAILGVSLAIAKAAAQAANLPLYKYVGGAVARTLPVPLMNIVNGGVHADNPIDFQEFMIMPVGAPTFREALRMGAEVFHTLKKALHDAGHNTNVGDEGGFAPNLKSADEALSFIMKSIEKAGYRPGEDVMLALDPASTEFFKNGKYVLEGEGKTLDPAGMVKVYEDLCRRYPIASIEDGMAEDDWEGWAGITQAIGKTVQLVGDDLFVTNTTRLVEGIKKGVANAILIKVNQIGSLSETLDAVDTAHRAAYRAVMSHRSGETEDSTIADLAVATNCGQIKTGSLARSDRLAKYNQLLRIEEQLGDQATYAGKSVLKA
- a CDS encoding septum formation initiator family protein, with translation MRIKRSISRLFGLSVLPAISFAVVAYFGYYAIWGERGMLALSDIQAQLGVQGERLAQARDTRFRLEHRIALMRAGDPDIVEEWAHKQLMIGGPNQVAVSRGAP
- a CDS encoding type II toxin-antitoxin system RelE/ParE family toxin, giving the protein MKPAVSRRAVRQMLDIFLYIARDDPQAAERVRDRIYDVIAFVARYPRAGHATMIPGLRVMPVGTYPYVVLFRWDEKRRRVRIVRVLHGARRRPALREDQPEFRLAAMS
- a CDS encoding pyruvate dehydrogenase complex E1 component subunit beta, with the translated sequence MSIEILMPALSPTMEEGKLAKWLVKEGDTVKSGDILAEIETDKATMEFEAVDEGKIGKLLVAEGTEGVKVNAPIATLLGDNEEKSAPAATAAPAAPSAPRRDVERAAEAKPATSAVALVALSDPEIPEGTEMVTMTVREALRDAMAEEMRRDDTVFLMGEEVAQYQGAYKVSQGLLDEFGARRVIDTPITEHGFAGLGVGAAFAGLRPIVEFMTWNFAMQAIDQIVNSAAKTRYMSGGQMHAPIVFRGPNGPAARVGAQHSQDYSSWYAHIPGIKVVAPYFAADAKGLLKAAIRDPNPVIFLENEIVYGRSFPVPKLDDFVLPIGKARVVKPGKDVTLVAHSICVGLILEAAEKLAAEGIDAELIDLRTLRPLDTETVLASVRKTNRVVTVEQGWPVCSIGSEIASVVALEAFDWLDAPPTKVTGKDVPMPYAANLEKLALPHVEDIVAAAKAVCYRS